DNA sequence from the Bacteroidota bacterium genome:
AATATTTTTCTTTGCCTGGATCATTACCATGGCGGGAATTTCAGCGAACCCTTCCGATACGGCCATTACCGGTGATAAGAGCAGGGTCAGGATATATAAATTCGATATTAAAGAAAACATAGCCCCTCCGGTCTGGAGAACGACCAAAATTGCTATGGAACAGGCACATGAAGATGAGGCCGACATCATCCTGATTCACATGAA
Encoded proteins:
- a CDS encoding nodulation protein NfeD, which gives rise to MKIYLIFFFAWIITMAGISANPSDTAITGDKSRVRIYKFDIKENIAPPVWRTTKIAMEQAHEDEADIILIHMNTYGGMVDAADSIRTKILNSRIPVWVFIDNNAASAG